The genome window agatttgagcatcactgtacatttacataactgtggatttgtatcTCCATTGGAAGACTCATACTACTTTGAttgtctttctttattattatcactattattattactatcaaataagaagaattgaaaagaccatatataaaatcaattccactgatgctgtcaTCCTCtgtaacaaaacatgtttgagagagggtctcatACCTTCatatactatcattattattatatattattatcatcatcatttagcTTACCAAAGGCTTCCTTCGATTCCTTCGAAGTATTTGCACTGCATTCAAAGGCAGGAACTCCATGCAAGCTAAAACGCAAACACATGAGTCCAGTTCATAATTCCCAGCGTAGAATGCAGCTCTGCAGTGCTGCCTAATCCCTCTAATCCTCCCCCTAATCCTCCTTGGGGACATAATCTCCAccaacccccaccacccccaacccccaccaccaCAAAGGAATATGGACGCTGAATCTGACCTGTGTGTAGGAATGACCAAGGTCGTTCAGGCTGCCTCATATCTCTCGaaaatggcagtgttcctcaatAATAGGTGGAATTCTAGTGGGGAAGCCTTTGGAAagtcgattaataataataataataataataataataataataataataataataataataataataataataataataatcttctttcagttttcttctgaagattgaaaaagaaacccacaaaatcactgtgaaaTGTGTTTACTACTAAGTACTTACATTTAATTtaactccacactcgagtactttcaggccctatctgtggcccattttcaaaagactgtgtaggttgtcagcctgagccttgacccaggctgataACCTACACATCCCTTCAAAAtgagccacagatagggcctgaaagtactcgagtgtggagtaaaattaaatgtaaatacttagtaGTAAGCACGTCACACAGTGAATTTGTGGGCTTCtttttcaatgataataataatataataataataataataataataataataataataataataataataagaagaagaagaagaagaagaagaagaagaagaagaagaagaagaagaagaagaagaagaagaggaatgttTCGGGAAAGtcttcttgaaataataataataataataataataataataataataataataatatatcttaagtCAGAAGCATAACATCCTCGCCTGCGCAAATGCATTAATCTCACATCAAGGATAACACATCACACGTCatcttgcatataaaaaaaaataacatcatcGCAAACATCACATGACATCACCAAAACATCACATGACATCACAAGACGTTTAAAAGGCATCATCGAAACGTGACCATAattactgaagaagaagaagaagacgacggtaACAAAAGCCAGccgagaaaaagaggagagagagagaggaggagagagacgacgTAAACAAAGCAgccgagaagaagagagaggagagagagagagatgagagagagagagaagagactggcGAAGAGGGCCAACTCAGTCTGATCTCCATTTCCCCGAAAATAACGAACTAATGGTTCCTCTCCGCATGAAATATTGGCGGATTAAAATCTTGCCGGATTAAATCATTGGCGGATTAACGAGATGGACGTCAACGCAGTCCGCCCGATGtaatgaggatttatgacgtcattcGTTGTTTAATGAAGGACTGAGGTGCTGGCGTCGCTGGTCGTGACCGCGCACAGCGGAGAGATAATgaagattattatttcattattattaagtacatatatttaaacaaatgttttaaaaatattattatttgcaaggagcagaccttctttgatgcatgctctgttgaaaatcattgcagttttcaacgaattaatcttatatagggtcttttcaatttttctgataattcgtttttctgactcagctaagttgttgagtagaattccaatattcatatttgtcatttAATTAGGATATATTTCAAAAatctttatcaaaaatattcatttttataaaatatttttgaaaatatcctaattatgacaaaaattattattattattattattattataattatcattatcattattattactacttattatcttttttattggtctatcacagtcctccaattcgactgggtggtattcatagtgtggggttccgggttgcatcctgcctccttaggagtccatcacttttcttactatgtgcgccgtttctagaatcacactcttctgcatgagtcctggagctacttcagcctctagtttttctagattccttttcagggatcttgggatcgtgcctagtgttcctatgattatgggtacaatttccactggcatatcccacatccttcttatttccaactttattattattattattattattattattattattatattattattattattattattattattattattattattattattattatgtgaaaacgTTACAACGGATTTCGCATCCTGCCCTGGGTTCATTTTCTgtctgaagatgaagatgaacccGGGACTGGGTTCGAAAGCTCTGGTAACCTTTTTATAAAGTCAACTTCATTCGCCAATGAATATTATTGTGAACCATGACAgacaacaatattattattatcattttatatatatatatatatatatatatatatatatatatatatatatatttatatatatatatatatatatatatatatatagagagagagagagagagagagagagagagagagagagagagagagagagagagagagagatccgctaTGTCTACGCACCAAAAGAGATAAAACATTAACCACtaacttttttgttttgcattccaACACCTtgtcaaaagaataataataaaaatacaacattcacaacccctgcccccccctcccccggggaACGCAAGGACACCACCTCCCGCCCAAATCCCCAGGGGCCCTCAGCTCCGGCACTTCAGACGAATCCCTTCTTGCAGCGATTTTGGAAAGCGCGTTTGCCTGGAAAAAGCTACTGAAAGCTAGAGAGACAGAGTGACTTCCAGCTACTCCCTGGGCGGCACTGCCTTTGCGCCCACACGtaagcgtggagagagagagagagagagagagagagatagagagagagagagagattaaatatttttgagagagagagagagagagagagaggcttgagattaaatgtttgagagagagagagagatggaatatttttcaaagagagagagagagagagagagagagagagagagagagagagagagagagagagagagagaagcttgatatgaaatatttttgagagagagagagagagagagagagagagagaagcttgatatgaaatatttttgagagagagagagagagagagagagaaccttgagatggaatatttttgagagtgagagagagagagagagagagagagagtctcgagatgaaatatttttgagagagagagagagagagagagagagagagagagagagagagagagagagagagagagagagagagagagagaaaggcttgatgaaatattttggagcgagagagagagagagaggcttaatgaaatattttttgagagagagagagagagagatagagagagaaaggcttGATGAaatattttcgagagagagagagagagagagagagagagagagagagagagagagagagagagagagaggcttgataaaatatttttgagagagagcttgatgtaaaatatatttcagagaatgggAGCATTGAAATAAATTGATATGAAGTAACcatttgggaagagagagagagagagagagagagagagagagagagagagagagagagagagagcacctactTTCGCGGGGCTGTGTCATACCTCGGAGGCTTCCTTGTGCTTTCTTTTATGTTCCTTTCAAACGCCGGGGATAAATTCAGGAATTCTCTCAAAAATAATTCCGCGCtaaaaaatggaggaggagggaagaagaggagggaagaagaaaaaataataataataataataataataataataataataataataataataataagaagaagaagaagaagaagaagaagaagaaaattaagaagACAAAGAAAATAGGAAGaacataataacaatattaataataaaactaataataataataataataagaagaagaagaagaagaagaagaagatgaagaaaaagaagaataagataaagaagaagaagatgaagaagaagaagaagaagaagaagaagaagaagaaggaaaaggagaagaagaaaaataaaattaagaagacggagaaaaatatgaaaaaaaataaataataataataatatggagaagaagaagaagaaagaagaagaagaagaagaagaagacgaagaagaagaagtcgaggaagaagaagactccTCCAAGAGGACCTGAAGGAGGATCCTTGAGAGTCTCGAGGCAAAGGACGAGAGACTCTCCTCAAAGTCTCTCGAGTGCCAACTACCACCCAGACTTCAAAGGGGCAGCCTCACctgcatggctctctctctctctctctctctctctctctctctctctctacttcattatatattaattaatttattttcgtaatttattttttaatttatttatttacgggaACCAACTGAGCCTCCAAGTCGCGGTTTATTTATCCATAtctgaattagtaaataaataaagtatttaatCTTATCTATCAAGAAGAAGTTTTAATAAGAACAAGAAAAGAGtaatataaaaaaggaagagagaataaatgggggaaaaagaggaaataacaacaagagagataattatatattttataaaaaggagataacaaaaaaaagtggaattataattattaaaaataaaaataaaaggagagagagaaaaaggggacaAGTGAAGGAGTAAtggaaaataaacaagtaaaagcagaaaaatagaaaataaaatataaaacatggtaaataaaaaatgaagaaaacatgacgatgaaaaaataaaagcaaaaacaaaatgataaaatgaaaaagaaaatatgaaaagaaaaaataaaacaaagaaaacatgaaaagaacaaattaaaaactaaacatgATAAAGACAAAAAGTGGAATTATAAGTATGAAAAATCAATGAATCCATAGCTACGATCTCCCGATCGTAAGCAtccgtatttttttctttcttttttttcttttttttccaacttcCCAAATCCCTGATCCCCAATTTCCCCGccccaggcccccccccccaatctgTTCGGTCCCCCCTGGGGAGCTTccccttttaagtaacaaaaCACCCAACACCAGAGCTTGGGGATTTGGGCGGATCTGTTCTTTCCCCGGTGCTTGGGGAATTAAGACGAATAGATTCGGTTCTGACCAaaatcgacagagagagagagagagagagagagagagagagagagagagagagagagagagcgagagagagggggagagagagagaagagagagagagagagaggtgtctaaCTTGTTTTCTTTCACTTCCCGAAGTCTCCTGGGAGAGACAGGaaacagaaaaatacagaaaaatacggGGGGTTTTCGTTACAGAATACAGCCAGCCGTGAGGaagaaactttttgtttttggCAATCTACGGAGTTCTatggaaaagaaagaggaaatactTAGTTCCATAGGGCTTAAATGATTTGTTTTCACTCTCCGGAATATAGAAAAGTACAGGGGGCTTTGGTTACAGGATACAGGCAGCTGTAAGGATGAACCTTTTGTATTTTAGCATCCTACGGAATTCTATGGACAGAGAAAATGCGTAGTTTCATAGGCATTCACTCCCTGGAGTCTCCTGGGAGATACAGAAAAATACAGGGGGCTTTCGTTACAGGATACAGCCAATGTGAGGATGAACCTTTTGTATTTTAGCATTCTACGGAATTCTATGGAAAAGGGAAATAAGTCGTTTCAAAGACCTTCAATAGTTTACATGTTACATTTTGTCAACAAATCCTATggcccatgtgggcttgttccataaaaaaatagagttcatgttctgaataactataataatataataatatattttggggGGCATCTGTTAACATTCTATGGTATTCAGCCGAGCACAAAATGCATATTTCAATAGAaacttaatactatatataatataaattgttTTTCCATAATTCAGGTACAATTTACATTCCTGGATCCAACTGATACATTAAAACCAAATGAGAATCCGTCTCGTAAAGTGATTAACTTCAGTAAAACTTGACAATAGAGGATTCATAAAATTGAATTGTTAAATGCCAAATATATGAACCCAATCACTGAAAAGGACATGGAGAAATCTGACCATGAATGAAATAGAAACACAACTCATTAGCGAGTGATAAAGGGAAAAATCAACTCCTTTTTTTTGAGGAAATACGAAACACTAAACGTGTTTTAAAATGCAACATAAATAAGTATGATAAACccgattattattactattttttttatcacagttctccaattcgactgggtggtatttatagtgtggggttccgggttgttatCCCTGCCTCCTTAAAAGTCCATCatgttcttactatgtgcgccgtttctaggatcacactcttctacatgaggcCTGGcgctacttcatcctctagtttttccagattccttttcaaggatcttgggatcgtgcctagtgctcctatgattatgggcataATATCCattggcatattccatatccttcttatttctattttcaggtcttcatacttaaacattttttcccttccttttccttttcttttcaactcggtgtcccatagtattgtgacatcaatgagtgatactttttgattttgtcaatcaacgtcatgtatagtctatttgcacgtttcaccctatctgttccgataccatagtcccagaggatctttgcctgatcgttttctcatCACTCCttcggttggtgctcgtaccacttattactgcaaggtaactgatgtttcttgcacaggctcaagtggagggcttttgccactgaatcgtgcctctttttgtactggttctgtgcaagtgccggacattcgcttgctatgtggtttatggtctcaattttcgtattgcacttcctacatatgggagagatgttatttccgtctatcgttctttgaacaaatctggttcttagggcctgatcttgtaccgctgttatcattccttcaatttccttctttagctctcccctctgtacccattgccacgtgtcatcgctggtagttctttagtctgtctcatgtattgtccgtgcattggtttgttgtgccatttcctccgtctgcttgtcattctcttgtctctgtatattttctgggtcttcgtctactttttttagtccttcttccatgcactctttagccactcgtcttcactggtcttcatatattgttGCCCCAGTGATCTGTTCTCgatgctgacgcagtcctctatgctagtagtccctctccctccttcctttcgtgttatgtatagtctgtccgtatttgctcttgggtgtagtgctttgtgtattgtcatatgtttcctggttttctgatctatgctgcggagttctgccttcgtccattccactattcctgcgctgtatctgattactggcactgcccatgtgtttatggcttttatcatatttccggcgttgagttttgacttgagtatcgccttgagtctctgcatatattctttcctgatcgtgtctttcatctcttggtgttttatatcccatccttccattattcacaggtatttgtatcctgtctcatctgtgtgtttgatgttgctcccatctggtagctttatcccttcagttctcgttactttgcctttttgcatgttgactaaggcgcatttttctattccaaactccatcctgatgtactcagacacaatccttacagtctggattagggtatctatttccttggtgctcttgccatacagtttgatgtcgtccatgaacatcagatagttaattctgttgcctcttttcttgagttggtacccagcatccatcttctgcagtacttttgtcatgggaattatggctactacgaagagtggtggggacagtgagtcgcccaggaagatccctctcctgatattattattattattattattatcaattcagACGACAAAGCCCTATTCATACAGAAGAAGCCTGCAGggaccaccgacttgaaattcaagctttcgaagaatatggtgttcatttaaaaaaagGTTAACAGAAGataggaaatacaaaaattaGAGATCTGttcttcgaaaagaaaaaaaaagagaaattaataaacagataaagataaaaattgattaattaatatacAGATAAAGATGAACAATACAATAAAACGATTTATCCCAATAAATATTGGGGTTGTTATAATTTGTCGATTTCCATTGCAATTAAACCCCACACccggaaaaaaaaacatgatcccTTTGACCTAGAAGAGCAAAGATTACCTGACAGAAaacatctggaaaaaaaaacctgaccTGTTTTTCGAGCGAATTTCAATCAGCACtggaacacagaaaaaaaaaaaaactacgatttaagttttttctattcgtttttatggggagggggggggggggcggctctGTTGTCTTTCAGGATAACAGAAACGAGGCTTAACTGGAATACTTTGGATTCTGCGAGAACAAAAATCTTACTGACTGACTTTGTTGGGCCTTTTGCaagtagagaaaaaaattatgtgtattgtctatttttctcattatcttaatgttatctttttttatgaattgagATTCTCATGGGTGGGAGTTTGCTAATTGAGTAAAGAGCCTTACAAATGGTTttgtctcaataataataataataataataataataataataataataataattacgaacGAAGTGAAGTCTTACGGTGCGGCCCGAAAGCAATTGAAATGCTAAAATCTCCAAAagaattgaagataaaagaaaaattcctttcGGTAGATAAAACCTTCCATCTAtagatttcatcccatataaaatttatttttaaaatctgataaattcacatttaaatgacgTTTTAATTATTGCCTTAGCTATTAATGCTGTTCAAATGCTAATAACTCCAAAAGAATTGAAGAGAAAAGAACAATTCTTTCGTCAGATGAAACCTTACATCTTTCTATTTCAACCAAAAGAAGATTTGTTTAAGACCAattgaaatgcaattaacgacAATAATTATGTAACAGAGAGTTCAGAGGTGCCCAGTTaatcctttgatggtttaacttgaagcttcgtgagttatcgcctttagggcgtcctactggtaataataataataataataataataataataataataataataataataataataataataataataa of Macrobrachium nipponense isolate FS-2020 chromosome 33, ASM1510439v2, whole genome shotgun sequence contains these proteins:
- the LOC135202795 gene encoding LOW QUALITY PROTEIN: RNA-binding protein 25-like (The sequence of the model RefSeq protein was modified relative to this genomic sequence to represent the inferred CDS: substituted 3 bases at 3 genomic stop codons): MATTREREREREREREREREREKEREREREREREREREREERERERERERERERERERSAIEREREIEREREIKYFXEREREREREREREREREREREREREREAXYEIFLREREREREREKLDMKYFXERERERERTLRWNIFESERERERERESRDEIFLREREREREREREREREREREREREKEREREIERERLDEIFSREREREREREREREREREREREREREREREREREREHLLSRERERERERERERERERERERGGEREKRERERGV